A DNA window from Nyctibius grandis isolate bNycGra1 chromosome 25, bNycGra1.pri, whole genome shotgun sequence contains the following coding sequences:
- the NHERF4 gene encoding Na(+)/H(+) exchange regulatory cofactor NHE-RF4, which translates to MKQTKGLEGDKKSIIKFEFNPKDGIDNPALSLTEDMDGEGMGEPRFYLLSKSSKETFGFCLHEELGCQGHIIRQVELGGLAQRRGLQDGDQLLQVNGHFVDHLDHRRVVQKIKASGNQVLLAVLDSGSYAAAKALGRDLAHMLPADVRPRLCHIVRDKSGFGFSVSGPEGTKGTFQLSVQQDGPAERAGVPSGSWLLELNGASVRSYSHAQLARKLKQSGSKVTLLVASSAVEEFYRLRGLRVTAALADTSWLPFKVRELHMVKGPAGYGFLLKEDDCRSGGTGQFLWDVDAGMPAEQAGMREGDRLLAVNGESIEGLDHQQTVLRIRAHDDQVTLLVIDPASDEFYQSIGLSPLLFFEDSDPVSGSCTPSLPSPSGSPVLCHVEVGPKGPGSWLVAAANSIGFTQSPRQEEQRRLHQAF; encoded by the exons atgaagcaaacaaaag GGCTTGAGGGTGACAAGAAGTCCATCAT aaaatttgaGTTTAACCCCAAAGACGGGATCGACAACCCTGCCTTGTCGCTGACCGAGGACATGG ATGGTGAGGGCATGGGAGAGCCCCGCTTCTATCTCCTGAGCAAGAGCAGCAAGGAGACCTTCGGCTTCTGCCTCCATGAGGAGCTGGGCTGCCAGGGCCACATCATCCGGCAGGTCGAGCTGGGGGGGCTGGCACAGCgcagggggctgcaggatgGGGACCAGCTCCTCCAGGTCAATGGCCACTTCGTAGACCACCTGGACCACCGCAGG GTGGTGCAGAAGATCAAGGCCAGCGGGAACCAGGTCCTGCTCGCCGTGCTGGACAGCGGCTCCTACGCGGCAGCCAAGGCCCTGGGCAGGGACCTGGCCCACATGCTGCCGGCAGACGTCCGCCCACGCCTCTGCCACATAGTGCGGGACAAGAGCGGTTTTGGCTTCAGCGTGTCAGGTCCGGAAG gcacGAAGGGCACCTTCCAGCTGTCGGTGCAGCAGGATGGGCCGGCGGAGAGAGCAGGGGTGCCGTCAGGCTCCTGGCTCCTGGAGCTCAACGGGGCCAGCGTGAGGAGCTACTCGCACGCGCAGCTCGCCAGAAAG CTTAAGCAGAGCGGCAGCAAGGTGACGCTGCTGGTGGCATCCAGTGCCGTGGAGGAGTTCTACCGCCTGCGGGGCCTGCGGGTCACAGCTGCCTTGGCGGACACCTCCTGGCTCCCCTTCAAGGTCCGGGAGCTGCACATGGTGAAGGGTCCGGCTGGCTATGGGTTTCTGCTCAAGGAGGATGACTGCAGATCAGGGGGCACAG GCCAGTTCCTGTGGGATGTGGACGCGGGGATGCCAGCTGAGCAGGCAGGGATGAGGGAAGGGGACCGTCTCCTGGCTGTGAATGGCGAGAGCATCGAGGGGCTGGACCACCAGCAGACGGTGCTCAGGATCCGTGCCCATGATGATCAGGTGACGCTGCTGGTCATCGACCCCGCCAGCGATGAGTTCTACCAGTCG ATCGGGCTGTCCCCTCTGCTGTTCTTTGAGGACAGTGACCCTGTCTCAGGCTCCTGCAcgccctccctgccctctcccagTGGCTCTCCTGTACTCTGTCATGTTGAGGTGGGACCAAAGGGACCTGGCTCCTGGCTGGTAGCTGCTGCCAACAGTATAGGGTTCACACAG AGCCCACgccaggaggagcagaggaggctgCACCAGGCATTCTAG
- the NLRX1 gene encoding NLR family member X1 codes for MSRAMQCQSCLPWGSWKQLCLSLPGSRGTRSIYLHAALVPGTASSYVLRKILRTSSISLPRGCVRYQGGSQEHSVQRSSSRHGLSQLRNVASSDAIKKHQKSLSAWFSHQPNEERQFGPSFSLDAVHVDPVIRESSLEEILKPSPDLTIQNQLQQPCSQVISLQNLFDVDACGRQVKNVVLYGTVGTGKSTLIKKMVVDWCHGRLPRFELVIPFSCEDLSHSHAPISLRRLITKKYQHLRDVVPMLGAANLKVLFILNGLERLNLDFRLAGTELCCDPNEPVPPSAIVVNLLRKYLLPEASIIVTTRPSAVRRIPGKYVGRYAEICGFSDTNLQKLYFQMRLSQPGCNGEGSAGSSSGEQENLVEMLSRNLERHNQIAAACFLPSYCWLVCTTLHFLYFTKTVPPSQTLTGIYTSFLRLNFSGEVLDSTDPTNISMMKYVAKTVGKLAYEGVVSRKTCFSEDDLQQCFEVEMKTESELNLLEVFRSDVFRFFLTPCVQPGKEHTFVFTIPAMQEYLAALYVVLGEKKTLAQRVGKELSEVIGKVSEDVAVVLNIISKVLPLRFLPVLFNLLKIFPRYFSRLSGKDRDAIAHTMAEELFKEEDYYNDDVLDQINSSILGVEGPMRHPDEAPDDEVFELFPIFMGGILSRRNRAILEQLGCSIKNLAAFEIAKAMKKTVIRNSRKGLPPSELMDYLFFLHEFQNERFTAEAIRSLRTVNLSSVKMTPLKCSVLASVMGTTCHEVEELNLTSCNLDTSSLKILFPVLLRCKALHLQLNSLGSDAYKDIRDLLLHDKCVVSNLRLANNPVGEQGAQYLAEALAGNRSLTHLSLLHTALGDRGAEVIAQHLDKNQHLQELNLGYNSLTDTGALHVVEVAKRHATLDKVHLYFNDISEDGKRALHSLRMDRDGVRALVFLTAGTDVSDYWSNILNVVQRNLPFWDRERVRQHLALLLQDLESSRRQTANPWRKAKFLRVESEVKKMLGKLQHGTL; via the exons ATGTCACGGGCCATGCAATGCCagagctgcctgccctggggcagctggAAGCAGCTGTGTCTATCCCTGCCAGGGAGCAGGGGGACCCGGAGCATTTATCTGCATGCTGCTTTGGTGCCAG gcactgcaaGCAGCTACGTCCTCAGGAAGATCCTTCGCACAAGCAGCATCTCACTCCCCAG GGGCTGTGTTCGCTACCAGGGAGGGTCCCAAGAGCACTCTGTCCAGCGCAGCTCCTCTCGTCACGGCCTGTCCCAGCTGAGGAACGTGGCCTCTTCTG ATGCCATCAAGAAACACCAGAAGAGCCTGTCTGCATGGTTCAGCCACCAGCCCAATGAAGAGAGGCAGTTTGGCCCTTCCTTCTCGCTGGACGCGGTCCACGTGGACCCAGTGATCCGGGAGAGCTCCCTGGAGGAGATCCTAAAGCCCTCGCCTGACCTAACCATCCAgaaccagctccagcagccctgcagccaggtTATTAGCCTCCAGAACCTTTTTGATGTGGATGCCTGTGGACGGCAGGTGAAGAATGTGGTGCTGTATGGCACTGTGGGCACAGGGAAGAGCACCCTCATCAAGAAGATGGTGGTGGACTGGTGCCATGGTCGCCTACCCCGCTTTGAGCTGGTCATTCCCTTCTCCTGCGAGGACCTGTCCCATAGTCATGCCCCCATCTCCCTGCGGCGCCTCATAACCAAAAAGTACCAGCACCTCCGGGATGTGGTGCCAATGCTGGGTGCTGCCAATCTCAAGGTGCTTTTCATCCTCAATGGCCTGGAGCGCCTCAACTTGGACTTCCGCCTGGCTGGCACGGAGCTGTGCTGTGACCCCAATGAGCCTGTGCCTCCCTCTGCTATTGTGGTCAACCTGCTGCGCAAATACCTCCTACCAGAG GCCAGCATCATTGTCACCACGCGCCCATCGGCAGTGCGCCGGATCCCTGGCAAGTATGTGGGCCGCTATGCCGAGATCTGTGGCTTCTCCGACACCAACCTGCAGAAGCTGTACTTCCAAATGCGTCTCAGCCAGCCTGGCTGCAATGGAGAGGGCAGTGCAGGTAGCAGCTCAGGTGAGCAGGAGAACTTGGTGGAGATGTTGTCGAGGAATTTGGAGCGCCACAACCAAATAGCCGCTGCCTGCTTCTTGCCCTCTTACTGCTGGCTGGTTTGCACCACGCTGCACTTCCTCTACTTCACCAAGACGGTGCCTCCCAGCCAGACCCTGACTGGCATCTACACCAGCTTCCTGAGGCTCAATTTCAGTGGGGAGGTGCTGGACAGCACCGACCCCACCAACATCTCCATGATGAAGTATGTGGCCAAGACGGTGGGCAAGCTGGCCTATGAAGGGGTGGTGTCCCGCAAGACCTGCTTCTCAGAGGATGACCTGCAGCAGTGCTTTGAGGTGGAGATGAAGACTGAAAGTGAGCTCAACCTCCTGGAGGTCTTTCGCAGCGATGTCTTCCGCTTCTTCCTCACTCCATGTGTGCAGCCAGGCAAAGAGCACACCTTTGTCTTCACCATCCCTGCTATGCAGGAGTACCTGGCAGCCCTGTATGTGGTGCTGGGTGAGAAGAAGACCCTGGCACAGAGAGTGGGGAAAGAACTGTCAGAGGTCATTGGGAAGGTGAGTGAAGATGTCGCTGTTGTTCTGAATATCATCTCCAAGGTGCTGCCCTTGCGCTTCCTGCCAGTGCTCTTCAACCTGCTCAAAATCTTCCCTCGCTACTTCTCCCGGCTGAGCGGCAAGGACCGGGATGCTATTGCCCACACCATGGCAGAGGAGCTGTTCAAAGAGGAGGACTACTACAACGATGATGTCTTGGACCAGATCAATTCCAGCATCCTGGGTGTGGAGGGCCCCATGCGCCACCCTGATGAGGCCCCTGATGATGAGGTCTTTGAGCTCTTCCCCATCTTTATGGGTGGGATACTGTCCCGCCGTAACCGTGCCATCCTTgagcagctgggctgctccATCAAGAACCTGGCAGCTTTTGAGATTGCCAAGGCTATGAAGAAGACAGTCATCAGGAACAGTCGCAAGGGGCTGCCCCCCTCCGAGCTGATGGACTACCTCTTCTTCCTGCATGAGTTCCAGAACGAGCGCTTCACAGCTGAGGCCATCCGCTCCCTCCGGACTGTCAACCTCTCATCTGTCAAGATGACCCCTCTCAAGTGCTCTGTCCTTGCGTCTGTCATGGGCACCACATGCCATGAGGTGGAGGAGCTGAACCTGACCTCCTGCAACCTTGACACGAGCAGCTTGAAGATCCTCTTCCCTGTCCTGCTGCGATGCAAAGCTCTCCA TCTGCAGCTCAACAGCCTGGGCTCTGATGCCTACAAGGACATCCGCGACCTGCTCCTGCATGACAAGTGTGTGGTGAGCAACCTGCG GCTGGCAAATAACCCCGTGGGCGAGCAGGGGGCACAATACCTGGCCGAGGCGCTGGCAGGCAACCGCTCGCTGACCCATCTGTCCCTGCTGCACACCGCGCTGGGGGACCGGGGCGCAGAGGTCATTGCTCAGCACCTGGATAAGAACCAGCACCTCCAGGAGCTCAACCTGGGCTACAACTCCCTGACAGACACAGGTGCCTTGCACGTGGTGGAGGTGGCCAAAAGACACGCAACGCTGGACAAAGTGCA TCTGTACTTCAACGACATCAGTGAGGATGGCAAGCGGGCACTTCACAGCCTGCGCATGGACCgggatggtgtcagggcactgGTCTTCCTCACAGCAGGCACCGATGTCTCTGACTACTGGTCCAACATCCTGAACGTCGTGCAGAGGAACCTGCCTTTCTGGGACCGCGAGCGGGTTCGGCAGCACCTTGCCCTCCTCCTGCAGGACCTGGAGAGCAGCCGGCGGCAGACTGCCAACCCCTGGAGAAAAGCCAAGTTCCTGCGGGTCGAGAGTGAGGTCAAGAAGATGCTGGGGAAGCTGCAGCACGGGACCCTCTGA